One Nostocoides sp. HKS02 genomic window carries:
- the dxr gene encoding 1-deoxy-D-xylulose-5-phosphate reductoisomerase: MTSPRTVAVLGSTGSIGTQALDVIARNPDRFRVTALAAGANLDLLAEQAVAFEVDLVAAAVGTHEAVAEAIGAYAARAGRAAYRPQVVVGPGAAVTAAGSGADVVLNGITGSIGLRPTLAALVQGSTLALANKESLIVGGPLVKAAARPGQIVPVDSEHSAIAQSLRGGRADEVRRLVLTASGGPFRGRGRDSLQAVTPAEALAHPNFSMGRVITTNSATLVNKGLEVIEAHLLFDVPYDRIDVVVHPQQLIHSMVEFVDGSTIAQAGPPRMLVPIALGLSWPDRLADIDVPVDWTRAQTWDFEPLDDDAFPAVRLARQVGVAGGTFPAVYNAANEVAVDAFHDGHLAFLGIVDTIEGVVSEHAAGGHGDTAGSETGGLSVDDVMRADAWARARARKVLGLPATDADPTLDGGAA; the protein is encoded by the coding sequence GTGACCTCCCCGCGCACCGTCGCCGTTCTCGGCTCGACTGGCTCCATCGGCACCCAGGCCCTGGACGTCATCGCGCGCAACCCCGACCGGTTCCGGGTCACGGCGCTCGCCGCCGGCGCCAACCTCGACCTGCTCGCCGAGCAGGCAGTCGCCTTCGAGGTCGACCTCGTCGCCGCCGCCGTGGGCACCCACGAGGCCGTCGCCGAGGCGATCGGTGCGTATGCCGCCCGCGCCGGCCGCGCGGCATACCGCCCGCAGGTGGTCGTGGGGCCGGGGGCCGCCGTCACCGCGGCCGGGTCGGGGGCCGACGTCGTCCTCAACGGCATCACCGGCTCGATCGGCCTGCGCCCGACGCTGGCCGCGCTCGTGCAGGGGTCGACCCTGGCGCTGGCCAACAAGGAGTCGCTCATCGTCGGCGGCCCGCTGGTCAAGGCCGCGGCCCGGCCCGGTCAGATCGTCCCGGTGGACTCCGAGCACTCCGCCATCGCGCAGAGCCTGCGTGGGGGCCGGGCCGACGAGGTGCGTCGGCTGGTGCTCACCGCGAGCGGGGGCCCGTTCCGTGGCCGCGGCCGTGACTCCCTGCAGGCGGTGACGCCCGCCGAGGCGCTGGCACACCCGAACTTCTCGATGGGGCGCGTCATCACCACGAACTCCGCGACGCTCGTGAACAAGGGGCTCGAGGTGATCGAGGCGCACCTGCTGTTCGACGTGCCTTACGACCGGATCGACGTCGTCGTGCACCCCCAGCAGCTGATCCACTCCATGGTCGAGTTCGTCGACGGCTCGACGATCGCCCAGGCCGGGCCGCCCCGGATGCTCGTGCCGATCGCCCTCGGCCTGTCGTGGCCCGACCGCCTCGCCGACATCGACGTACCGGTCGACTGGACCCGCGCGCAGACCTGGGACTTCGAGCCGCTGGACGACGACGCGTTCCCCGCCGTGCGTCTCGCGCGCCAGGTCGGCGTCGCCGGGGGTACGTTCCCGGCCGTCTACAACGCCGCCAACGAGGTCGCCGTCGATGCGTTCCATGACGGCCACCTCGCGTTCCTCGGCATCGTCGACACCATCGAGGGGGTGGTCTCCGAGCACGCCGCGGGCGGCCATGGCGACACCGCCGGGAGCGAAACCGGCGGGTTGTCCGTTGACGACGTGATGCGGGCCGACGCCTGGGCCCGCGCCAGAGCCCGAAAGGTCCTCGGATTGCCCGCCACAGACGCTGACCCGACGCTCGATGGGGGAGCCGCATGA
- a CDS encoding DnaB-like helicase C-terminal domain-containing protein, producing the protein MTSTAEEAPAALSLTGAVGDRGGPRLRSLTDLIVETDEKLRHGQSAAARVWPTGFEALDVALTGGFRSGELVLLGGPQGLGKTAMALQMLRNTIAANRSAILFSYEHDAHSILERLLAIEAGAIAGTDAIGLTKIRAGFEARHSRANSMEERFASSRGGAEAVRALESYGDRLHVHTSSGLHTTLEEIRAAVVEVTERDGRPPLVLVDYLQKVPVPEAPPVEEERVAIAVARLKDMALELGVPVLAIVAADKGSLGAGRRMRVHDLRGSSALAYEADVVLILNDKYDIVAKHHLVYHLGNAERFRHWVVMSIEKNRNGADHLELEFQKRFEQGRFEPEGRVVEEQLIEERVYQN; encoded by the coding sequence ATGACCAGCACTGCCGAAGAGGCGCCCGCTGCGCTCAGTCTCACCGGGGCCGTGGGGGATCGTGGCGGGCCGCGCCTGCGCTCGCTGACCGACCTGATCGTCGAGACCGACGAGAAGCTGCGTCATGGCCAGTCGGCCGCGGCGCGGGTGTGGCCCACGGGGTTCGAGGCGCTCGACGTCGCCCTGACCGGAGGGTTCCGGTCGGGTGAGCTGGTGTTGCTCGGGGGGCCCCAGGGCCTGGGCAAGACCGCGATGGCGCTGCAGATGCTGAGGAACACGATCGCGGCCAACCGGTCGGCGATCCTGTTCTCCTACGAGCACGACGCCCACAGCATCCTCGAGCGGCTGCTTGCCATCGAGGCCGGCGCCATCGCCGGCACCGACGCGATCGGGCTGACCAAGATCCGGGCAGGGTTCGAGGCGCGCCACAGCCGCGCCAACTCGATGGAGGAGCGCTTCGCCAGCTCGCGGGGCGGAGCCGAGGCGGTGCGCGCGCTCGAGAGCTATGGCGACCGTCTGCACGTGCACACGTCGAGTGGCCTGCACACCACGCTCGAGGAGATCCGCGCCGCGGTCGTCGAGGTGACCGAGCGGGACGGCCGGCCGCCGCTGGTGCTCGTCGACTACCTCCAGAAGGTTCCCGTGCCGGAGGCGCCTCCGGTCGAGGAGGAGCGCGTGGCGATTGCCGTGGCTCGGCTCAAGGACATGGCGCTGGAGCTCGGTGTGCCGGTCCTGGCCATCGTCGCGGCTGACAAGGGCAGCCTCGGCGCCGGGCGGCGCATGCGGGTGCACGACCTGCGCGGCTCGTCGGCGCTGGCCTACGAAGCCGATGTCGTGCTCATCCTCAACGACAAGTACGACATCGTGGCCAAGCACCACCTCGTCTACCACCTGGGCAATGCCGAGCGGTTCCGCCACTGGGTGGTCATGTCCATCGAGAAGAACCGCAACGGTGCCGACCACCTCGAGCTGGAGTTCCAGAAGCGGTTCGAGCAGGGTCGGTTCGAGCCGGAGGGGCGCGTCGTCGAGGAGCAGCTCATCGAGGAGCGCGTCTACCAGAACTGA
- a CDS encoding NAD-dependent succinate-semialdehyde dehydrogenase, with protein sequence MASTQKSLVESVPKGLLIGGTWRASSDGATLAVEDPSSGTTLAQVADATVADGTAALDAAVAAQAGWAATPPRDRGEILRAAFERISERAEDFATLMTLEMGKTLAESRGEVTYGAEFFRWFSEEAVRIHGRWSTAPNGATRLLTMKKPVGPTLMITPWNFPLAMGTRKIGPAIAAGCTMVVKPASQTPLTMLALAELLQECGLPAGVLNVITTSRTGDVMEPIIKDPRLRKLTFTGSTGVGRRLVEQSAEQLLRVSMELGGNAPFIVFDDADLDRAVDGAMLAKMRNIGEACTAANRFFVQEGVADEFGARFAKRMAALTMGKGTKKGVDVGPLIDAKARDGVAALVEDAREQGGTVLTGGSAVKGRGYFFEPTVITDVPASARVMSEEIFGPVAPISTFRTEAEAIERANNTEYGLASYVFTADLARVIRVSEALEYGMIGINQGIISNPAAPFGGVKASGFGREGGFEGIEEYLETTYVGIAP encoded by the coding sequence ATGGCCAGCACCCAGAAGTCCCTCGTCGAGTCCGTGCCCAAGGGCCTGCTCATCGGCGGCACCTGGCGCGCGTCCTCCGACGGCGCCACCCTCGCCGTCGAGGACCCGTCCAGCGGCACGACGTTGGCGCAGGTCGCCGACGCGACCGTGGCCGACGGCACCGCGGCCCTCGACGCGGCCGTGGCCGCGCAGGCCGGCTGGGCGGCCACCCCGCCGCGCGACCGGGGCGAGATCCTGCGCGCCGCCTTCGAGCGGATCAGTGAGCGGGCCGAGGACTTCGCCACGCTGATGACCCTCGAGATGGGCAAGACGCTCGCCGAGTCCCGGGGCGAGGTCACCTACGGCGCAGAGTTCTTCCGGTGGTTCTCCGAGGAGGCGGTTCGGATCCACGGACGCTGGTCGACCGCGCCCAACGGCGCGACCCGGCTGCTGACCATGAAGAAGCCGGTCGGCCCGACGCTGATGATCACGCCGTGGAACTTCCCGCTGGCGATGGGGACGCGCAAGATCGGCCCCGCGATCGCCGCGGGCTGCACCATGGTCGTCAAGCCCGCGAGCCAGACCCCGCTGACGATGCTGGCCCTGGCCGAGCTGCTCCAGGAGTGCGGGCTGCCCGCGGGCGTCCTCAACGTCATCACGACGTCCCGGACCGGCGACGTCATGGAGCCCATCATCAAGGACCCGCGGCTTCGCAAGCTCACCTTCACCGGCTCGACGGGGGTGGGGCGACGCCTGGTCGAGCAGTCGGCCGAGCAGTTGCTACGGGTCTCCATGGAGCTCGGCGGCAACGCACCTTTCATCGTCTTCGACGACGCCGACCTCGACCGCGCCGTCGACGGAGCGATGCTCGCCAAGATGCGCAACATCGGCGAGGCGTGCACCGCGGCCAACCGGTTCTTCGTCCAGGAGGGTGTGGCCGACGAGTTCGGCGCGCGGTTCGCCAAGCGGATGGCGGCGCTGACCATGGGCAAGGGCACCAAGAAGGGGGTCGACGTCGGCCCGTTGATCGACGCCAAGGCCCGCGACGGGGTGGCCGCGCTCGTCGAGGACGCCCGTGAGCAGGGTGGCACCGTCCTCACCGGCGGCTCCGCGGTCAAGGGGCGCGGCTACTTCTTCGAGCCCACGGTGATCACCGACGTCCCCGCGTCGGCACGGGTCATGAGCGAGGAGATCTTCGGCCCGGTGGCCCCGATCTCCACGTTCCGCACCGAGGCCGAGGCCATCGAGCGCGCCAACAACACGGAGTACGGCCTCGCTTCCTACGTCTTCACCGCCGACCTGGCTCGCGTGATCCGGGTGAGCGAGGCGCTGGAGTACGGGATGATCGGGATCAACCAGGGGATCATCTCCAACCCGGCCGCGCCGTTCGGCGGAGTCAAGGCGTCGGGTTTCGGACGTGAAGGCGGCTTCGAGGGCATCGAGGAGTACCTCGAGACGACATATGTCGGAATCGCCCCGTAG
- the speB gene encoding agmatinase, whose product MTRYGQQYGPDFTFLGVDRCDLDDESSYAGADVVILGAPFDGGTSHRSGTRFGPQAIRGTDYLPHDGSRPSLALRTDGLADLRVLDAGDVEMYSGDIEVALPALEAAVEKVARAGAIPVILGGDHSIAFPDAKGVANVLGHGRVSMIHFDAHADTGDIEFGSLWGHGQPMRRLIESGALRGDRFLQVGLRGYWPPPETLDWMAGQQMRSFEMTEIVHRGLDECLTEAFAIATDECDGVFLSVDIDVCDPGHAPGTGTPEPGGLTARQLLDAVRRICLELPVVGVDIVEVSPPYDHADITAALANRVVLEALSAIARRRQDERDGTRWDPAQPLLSGRAGAIPQGHIPHHHTHETHTHEPSNPEPSNPETQNPETQIPSGGNP is encoded by the coding sequence ATGACGCGATATGGCCAGCAGTACGGCCCCGACTTCACCTTCCTGGGCGTGGACCGGTGTGACCTCGACGACGAGAGCTCGTATGCCGGTGCCGACGTCGTGATCCTCGGCGCGCCCTTCGACGGGGGCACCTCGCACCGCTCGGGGACACGGTTCGGGCCGCAAGCGATCCGGGGGACCGACTACCTGCCGCACGACGGCTCCCGGCCGTCGCTGGCGCTGCGCACCGACGGCCTCGCGGACCTCAGGGTGCTCGACGCCGGTGACGTCGAGATGTACTCCGGCGACATCGAGGTCGCGTTGCCGGCCCTCGAGGCGGCCGTGGAGAAGGTCGCGCGGGCCGGCGCGATCCCCGTGATCCTGGGTGGAGACCACTCCATCGCCTTCCCCGACGCCAAGGGCGTCGCCAACGTGCTCGGGCACGGCCGGGTCTCGATGATCCACTTCGACGCCCACGCCGACACCGGCGACATCGAGTTCGGGTCCCTGTGGGGTCACGGGCAGCCGATGCGCCGGCTCATCGAGTCCGGCGCCCTCCGCGGAGACCGCTTCCTCCAGGTGGGTCTGCGGGGGTACTGGCCGCCGCCCGAGACCCTCGACTGGATGGCCGGCCAGCAGATGCGCTCGTTCGAGATGACCGAGATCGTCCACCGCGGGCTGGACGAATGCCTCACGGAGGCGTTTGCGATCGCCACCGACGAGTGCGACGGCGTGTTTCTCTCCGTCGACATCGACGTCTGCGATCCCGGTCACGCACCGGGCACCGGCACGCCCGAGCCGGGCGGGCTGACGGCCCGCCAGCTCCTCGACGCCGTCCGGCGCATCTGCCTCGAGCTCCCGGTCGTGGGGGTGGACATCGTGGAGGTCAGCCCGCCCTACGACCATGCCGACATCACGGCCGCCCTGGCGAACCGGGTTGTCCTCGAGGCCCTTTCGGCAATCGCCCGGCGGCGGCAGGATGAGCGTGACGGCACCCGGTGGGATCCCGCACAGCCCCTGCTGTCGGGTCGCGCCGGCGCCATCCCGCAGGGCCACATCCCGCACCACCACACGCACGAGACCCACACCCACGAGCCCTCGAACCCCGAGCCCTCGAACCCCGAGACCCAGAACCCCGAGACCCAGATCCCCAGCGGAGGCAACCCCTGA
- the bluB gene encoding 5,6-dimethylbenzimidazole synthase — MTTATPSLDPSAPVDSLYDVIHRRRDVRGEFTGAPADPQILQRILGAAHAAPSVGMTQPWDFVVVRSPQTRQSFHEHVRTERDTFAATLTGERATTFSRIKIDGILESSLSVVVTHDQSRGGPAVLGRHAIADAGLYSTCLAIQNLWLAATAEGWGVGWVSFYREEFLGELLGIPSGIRPLAWLCLGPVSHLEQVPDLERAGWRRRRPLDEAVHDERWPGHDAP; from the coding sequence ATGACGACCGCCACCCCCAGTCTCGACCCGTCCGCGCCGGTGGACTCGCTGTACGACGTGATCCACCGCAGACGGGACGTGCGCGGTGAGTTCACCGGGGCGCCCGCCGATCCGCAGATCCTCCAGCGCATCCTGGGCGCCGCACACGCGGCCCCCAGCGTGGGCATGACCCAGCCGTGGGACTTCGTCGTCGTGCGGTCGCCACAGACCCGCCAGAGCTTCCACGAGCACGTGCGCACCGAACGCGACACGTTCGCGGCCACCCTGACCGGCGAGCGCGCGACGACCTTCTCGCGGATCAAGATCGACGGGATCCTCGAGTCGTCGCTGTCGGTCGTCGTCACCCACGACCAGTCCCGCGGCGGCCCGGCCGTGCTCGGACGCCACGCCATCGCCGACGCCGGGCTGTACTCGACCTGCCTCGCCATCCAGAACCTCTGGCTCGCCGCCACCGCGGAGGGATGGGGGGTCGGCTGGGTGTCGTTCTACCGCGAGGAGTTCCTCGGTGAGCTGCTCGGCATCCCGAGCGGGATCCGCCCCCTGGCCTGGCTGTGCCTGGGCCCGGTGAGCCACCTCGAGCAGGTGCCGGACCTCGAGCGCGCTGGCTGGCGGCGGCGTCGTCCCCTCGACGAGGCCGTGCACGACGAGCGGTGGCCAGGTCATGACGCACCCTGA
- a CDS encoding saccharopine dehydrogenase family protein: MRILMIGAGGVGDAAARIAVERDFFDQLVVADYDLARAEATVAAATARRAGESRLVAAQVDASDEEAVAALARAHRSTHVFNAVDPRFVMPIFRGALAAGAGYLDMAMSLSRPHPDDPYAQVHVKLGDEQLAMAAQWEQAGQLALLGMGVEPGLSDVFARYAADHLFSHIDELGTRDGANLAVRDEDGNETFAPGFSMWTIIEECLNPPVVWERARADAAGGDVEAGFFTLPAFSEPEVFDFPEGIGPVECVHVEHEEVLLMPRWLDADRVTFKYGLGDELITILRTLHTLGLDRTDPVTVKGVQVSPRDVVAAVLPDPATIGPRMTGKTCAGVLVTGTGKDGMPRRTYLYHVSDNENTMREYGAQCVVWQTAVNPVVALELIATGVWQGSGVRGPEAFDAVPFLELLQAPKPAGFGSPWGVEER, translated from the coding sequence ATGCGCATCCTCATGATCGGCGCCGGTGGCGTCGGCGATGCCGCTGCCCGGATTGCCGTGGAGCGTGACTTCTTCGACCAGCTCGTCGTCGCCGACTACGACCTCGCGCGGGCCGAGGCGACCGTGGCCGCTGCCACCGCCCGTCGGGCAGGTGAGTCCCGGCTCGTGGCCGCACAGGTCGATGCCTCCGACGAGGAGGCGGTGGCCGCGCTCGCCCGGGCGCACAGGTCGACCCACGTCTTCAACGCGGTGGACCCACGGTTCGTCATGCCGATCTTCCGCGGTGCGCTGGCGGCGGGGGCCGGCTACCTCGACATGGCGATGAGCCTGTCGCGGCCGCACCCCGACGACCCGTACGCCCAGGTGCACGTCAAGCTCGGCGACGAGCAGCTGGCTATGGCCGCGCAGTGGGAGCAGGCCGGTCAGCTGGCCCTCCTGGGCATGGGTGTTGAACCCGGCCTCTCCGACGTGTTCGCCCGGTATGCCGCCGACCACCTCTTCTCGCACATCGACGAGCTGGGCACCCGCGACGGTGCGAACCTCGCCGTGCGCGACGAGGACGGCAACGAGACGTTCGCGCCGGGGTTCTCGATGTGGACGATCATCGAGGAGTGCCTCAACCCTCCCGTGGTCTGGGAACGAGCACGCGCGGACGCGGCCGGAGGAGACGTCGAAGCCGGCTTCTTCACCCTGCCCGCGTTCAGCGAGCCCGAGGTCTTCGACTTCCCCGAGGGCATCGGGCCGGTCGAGTGCGTCCACGTCGAGCACGAAGAGGTCCTGCTCATGCCTCGCTGGCTCGACGCGGACCGGGTGACGTTCAAGTACGGCCTCGGTGACGAGCTCATCACCATCCTGCGCACCCTGCACACGCTCGGCCTCGACCGCACCGACCCGGTCACCGTCAAGGGCGTACAGGTGTCGCCGCGCGATGTCGTCGCCGCCGTGCTCCCCGACCCCGCGACGATCGGGCCCAGGATGACGGGCAAGACCTGTGCAGGGGTGCTGGTCACCGGCACGGGCAAGGACGGCATGCCCCGGCGCACCTACCTCTACCACGTGTCCGACAACGAGAACACGATGCGCGAGTACGGCGCCCAGTGCGTGGTGTGGCAGACCGCGGTCAACCCCGTGGTCGCGCTCGAGCTCATCGCGACCGGCGTGTGGCAGGGCAGCGGTGTCCGCGGCCCCGAGGCCTTCGACGCGGTGCCGTTCCTCGAGCTGCTCCAGGCACCCAAGCCGGCCGGGTTCGGGTCGCCGTGGGGTGTGGAGGAACGGTGA
- a CDS encoding ABC transporter permease: protein MSWIRRHLLAFVAMAVLAILLVPNVVVALFSFNKPNGRYNYEWIRPSADAWLNPCGTPGICDALGLSLRIGITASVVATVLGTMIAFALGRHRFRGRAATNMLIFMPMATPEVVMGSSLLTLFIAMGIPSGAVTILIAHIMFCLSFVVVAVKARVSSLDPRLEEAAADLGAGPVATFLRVTLPLVAPGIAAGALLAFSLSFDDYIITNFNASPNSVTFPMYVWGAAQRGTPVQINVIGTIMFVLSVGIVLTAQFVSGRRAKAA from the coding sequence ATGAGCTGGATCCGCAGGCACCTGCTTGCCTTCGTGGCGATGGCGGTCCTCGCCATCCTCCTGGTGCCCAACGTCGTGGTCGCCCTGTTCTCGTTCAACAAGCCCAATGGGCGCTACAACTACGAGTGGATTCGGCCTTCGGCCGACGCGTGGCTGAACCCCTGCGGAACCCCCGGTATCTGTGACGCCCTGGGGCTGAGCCTGCGGATCGGCATCACCGCTTCGGTGGTGGCGACCGTGCTCGGGACCATGATCGCGTTCGCCCTGGGCCGCCACCGCTTCCGGGGTCGGGCCGCCACGAACATGCTGATCTTCATGCCCATGGCGACCCCAGAGGTCGTCATGGGGTCGAGCCTGCTGACCCTCTTCATCGCCATGGGAATACCGTCCGGAGCGGTCACGATTCTCATCGCGCACATCATGTTCTGTCTGTCGTTCGTGGTGGTCGCGGTGAAGGCCAGGGTCAGCTCGCTGGACCCGCGGCTCGAGGAGGCCGCTGCCGACCTCGGGGCCGGGCCGGTCGCCACGTTCCTGCGGGTGACGCTGCCTCTGGTCGCGCCCGGCATCGCCGCCGGTGCCCTGTTGGCGTTCTCGCTCAGCTTCGACGACTACATCATCACCAACTTCAATGCCAGCCCCAACTCCGTGACGTTCCCGATGTACGTCTGGGGAGCGGCCCAGCGGGGTACCCCGGTCCAGATCAACGTCATCGGAACAATCATGTTCGTGCTGTCGGTGGGCATCGTGCTCACCGCCCAGTTCGTCTCCGGCCGTCGAGCGAAAGCAGCCTGA
- a CDS encoding ABC transporter permease, whose amino-acid sequence MAEIAAAVPGTGHPLPPPHERRRNWVPYALLLPGLLWLFVFFVVPMITLGSQSLQEGDVDNGYTFTGNVSIYGQALDAYWPQLIRSVGYAGTATVLTLLLGYPLAYFIASRQGRWKYILLVLVIAPFFTSFLIRTLAWQTILADKYPVAGFARWSHFTDFLQFVGLTNNESLLSSKFAVICGLTYNFLPFMVLPLYSSLDRVDGRLLEAARDLYATPFETFRRITWPLSLPGVVAGTLLTFIPAAGDYINSRLLGNTQTVMIGQVIDAQFLRVLNYPLAAALSFVLLVLILGLVTAYVRRAGTEELV is encoded by the coding sequence ATGGCTGAGATCGCAGCGGCCGTGCCGGGCACGGGCCATCCTCTTCCACCACCACACGAGCGGCGCCGCAACTGGGTTCCCTACGCCCTGCTGCTCCCCGGGCTGCTCTGGCTGTTCGTCTTCTTCGTCGTACCGATGATCACGTTGGGATCGCAGTCCCTCCAGGAAGGCGACGTCGACAACGGCTACACCTTCACTGGCAACGTCTCCATCTACGGCCAGGCCCTCGACGCCTACTGGCCGCAGCTGATCCGCTCGGTCGGGTATGCCGGTACCGCCACGGTGCTGACACTGCTCCTCGGGTACCCGCTCGCCTACTTCATCGCGAGCCGCCAGGGCCGCTGGAAGTACATCCTGCTGGTCCTGGTCATCGCACCGTTCTTCACGAGCTTCCTCATCCGCACGCTCGCCTGGCAGACCATCCTCGCCGACAAGTACCCCGTCGCGGGTTTCGCCCGCTGGTCCCACTTCACCGACTTCCTTCAGTTCGTGGGCCTCACCAACAACGAGTCGCTCCTGTCGAGCAAGTTCGCGGTGATCTGCGGTCTCACCTACAACTTCCTGCCATTCATGGTCCTGCCGCTCTACTCCTCGCTGGACCGGGTCGACGGCAGGCTCCTCGAGGCCGCCCGAGACCTCTACGCCACGCCCTTCGAGACCTTCCGCAGGATCACCTGGCCGCTCTCGCTGCCGGGGGTGGTCGCGGGAACGCTGCTCACCTTCATCCCGGCGGCGGGTGACTACATCAACTCCCGGCTGCTGGGGAACACCCAGACGGTGATGATCGGCCAGGTCATCGACGCCCAGTTCCTGCGGGTCCTCAACTACCCGCTCGCGGCTGCGCTGTCCTTCGTCCTGCTGGTCCTCATCCTCGGGCTCGTGACGGCATACGTCCGGCGCGCCGGCACCGAGGAGCTGGTCTGA
- a CDS encoding ABC transporter ATP-binding protein: MALQTSGDLTLVGISKEFETFTAVHPLDLKVPAGSFFALLGPSGCGKTTTLRMVAGLEEPTTGKILIGDQDITDTKAFRRNVNTVFQSYALFPHMTVIENVAFGLKRRGDKAAVAKANEALELVQLEAVSKKKPAQLSGGMQQRVALARALVNRPDVLLLDEPLGALDLKLRRQMQIELKRIQSEVGLTFIHVTHDQEEAMTMADSIAVMNAGRIEQQGDPATLYEHPESAFVANFLGQSNLLRASIEGPGADGTVLVTSHGQRLEADASHVPDGARELWLGVRPEKLRLGEDGGPNRLRGVVTDASFTGVATQYLVRLPWDQELTVVQQNDGSARASVGENVTVSWASRHGFVLDAAESADAGLGHEDG, encoded by the coding sequence CCCGCTCGACCTCAAGGTGCCTGCCGGGTCGTTCTTCGCCCTGCTCGGACCCAGCGGCTGCGGCAAGACCACGACGCTGCGCATGGTCGCAGGTCTCGAGGAGCCGACGACAGGAAAGATCCTCATCGGTGACCAGGACATCACCGACACCAAGGCGTTTCGTCGCAACGTCAACACGGTGTTCCAGTCCTACGCCCTCTTCCCGCACATGACGGTCATCGAGAACGTCGCGTTCGGGCTCAAGCGCAGAGGTGACAAGGCGGCCGTCGCCAAGGCGAACGAGGCGCTCGAGCTCGTGCAGCTGGAGGCCGTCTCGAAGAAGAAGCCGGCCCAGCTCTCGGGTGGCATGCAGCAGCGGGTCGCATTGGCGCGAGCCCTCGTCAACCGCCCCGACGTGCTGCTGCTCGACGAGCCGCTCGGGGCGCTCGACCTCAAGCTGCGCCGCCAGATGCAGATCGAGCTCAAGCGGATCCAGTCCGAGGTCGGCCTGACGTTCATCCACGTCACCCACGACCAGGAGGAGGCCATGACGATGGCTGACTCGATCGCGGTGATGAACGCCGGTCGGATCGAGCAGCAGGGCGACCCGGCGACGCTCTACGAGCACCCCGAGTCGGCATTCGTGGCCAACTTCCTCGGCCAGTCCAACCTCCTGCGCGCCTCCATCGAGGGACCGGGGGCCGACGGCACGGTGCTCGTCACCTCGCATGGTCAGCGGCTCGAGGCCGACGCCTCGCACGTGCCGGACGGTGCCCGCGAGCTCTGGCTCGGCGTGCGACCCGAGAAGCTCCGGCTCGGCGAGGACGGCGGTCCCAACCGGCTGCGTGGCGTGGTCACCGATGCATCCTTCACCGGGGTCGCGACCCAGTACCTCGTGCGGCTGCCGTGGGACCAGGAGCTCACCGTCGTCCAGCAGAACGACGGCTCGGCTCGTGCGAGCGTGGGCGAGAACGTGACCGTCTCGTGGGCCAGCCGGCACGGGTTCGTCCTCGACGCCGCCGAGTCCGCCGACGCGGGACTGGGGCACGAGGATGGCTGA